In Bacillota bacterium, a genomic segment contains:
- a CDS encoding archease: MGDTSGMAKKGAEKGGGFEVFDHTADIGLSVYGSSLVETFENAARGMFHIMAPSASVFPREVKEFTLRADTREELLVAWLSELIYLFDAESFMPGVIKITQLEENSHGPVLRARVSGEPLDQKRHNPETEIKAVTYHRLELMQDEQNNNWTAQIIFDV; the protein is encoded by the coding sequence ATGGGTGACACAAGCGGTATGGCGAAAAAGGGTGCTGAAAAAGGCGGGGGCTTTGAGGTTTTCGATCACACTGCCGATATAGGCCTCAGCGTATATGGCTCTTCGCTTGTTGAGACTTTTGAGAACGCCGCCCGCGGCATGTTTCATATCATGGCGCCGTCGGCTTCTGTGTTTCCAAGGGAGGTCAAAGAATTCACGCTGCGCGCGGATACGAGAGAGGAGCTCCTTGTTGCCTGGCTATCCGAATTGATCTACCTGTTCGATGCGGAGTCGTTCATGCCGGGCGTAATCAAGATTACGCAACTCGAGGAGAATTCCCATGGTCCCGTCTTGAGAGCGAGGGTTTCCGGGGAGCCGCTTGACCAAAAGAGGCATAACCCCGAGACGGAGATAAAGGCCGTGACATATCATCGTTTGGAATTAATGCAGGATGAACAGAATAACAATTGGACGGCACAAATTATTTTCGACGTATAA